From the genome of Desulfolucanica intricata:
CATTCCCTCAACTTTTAAAATTATTTGGCTCACTTTTTTACCTCCTATGATTATTTTTATATATTTCTCCCCAGGTGGATTTAGGGTTAACCCAGAGAAATAAACAGCAAGAAAGTTAGCGCTTATGCCGCAAGCTTTTTATCATAGCGTCTTAGCAAAAGGGAACTGGTAACAACTGATACTGAGGAAAAAGCCATGGCCAGTCCGGCCCATTCGGGGGGTAATAATTCCCCGGTGAGCGGGTAAAGCACACCTGCCGCGATCGGTATACCTATAGTATTATAAATCAATGCCCAAAATAGATTTTGTTTGATTTTAGTTAAGGTTTTCCGCCCCAATCGAATCGCCCGCTCAACATCAAGCAAATCATTCCTTACCAGAACAACATCTCCGGTTTCTTTGGCGACATCGGTGCCGGAACCGATGGCTATGCCAATATCAGCCTGGGCTAAAGCCGGGGCATCATTGATACCGTCACCTACCATGGCAACCTTTAAACCCTGCTCTTGATATTTTTTGACTATATTAATTTTATCCTGAGGCAAAACCTCGGCAATCACTTCCTTGATCCCCACTTGGGACCCAACAACGCTTGCTACCTTTTTATTATCCCCGGTAATCATAAACGTCTTGATTCCTAAATGGTGTAAGCGTGTAATCGCTTCTCCGGCGCTTTCTTTTAGGACATCGGCAAGTGCTATTAAACCGATAACTTGCCCGTCTAAGGCAACAAAACTTGTAGTTTTACCTTCTTTGGCTAAACGCTGAAAAACTTCTTCTGAAGGGCCCGGATTCACTTTATATTTCCGGAGCAATTTCATATTACCAATAAGAAGTTGTTTGCCTTCACAGGAACAAATGATTCCATGGCCGCTTTCTTCCCGGTAATTTTGCACTTCTTCAATCTCTACCTTTTCAATTTTAGCCCGCTCTACAACCGCCTGGGCCAGGGGATGAATCGAAGAATTCTCACCGGCGGCCGCCAATTTAAGCACATCTTTTTCCGAATACCCGTTAAAACTTACGAGATTCGTAACCTCCGGTTTTCCTTTTGTAAGCGTACCCGTCTTATCAAATCCAATCGCTTCAATTTTTGATATCCCTTCTAACACTGCCGCAGACTTAAACAAAATCCCCCGGTTTAAACCGAGTCCGCTGCCCACCATCACTGCGGTCGGGGTAGCTAAGCCCAATGCACAAGGACACGCGATAACAAGGACTGCAATTCCGGCGGTTAAAGCAAACACAAAGCTGCTGTTAAGCAAGAAATACCAGATTAAGAAAGTAAGGAGCGCAATCAAGACCACCGTAGGAACGAAATAATTCGAGATGGCATCGGCTAAGCGCTGTATCGGAGGTTTAACGCCTTGAGCATCCTCGACCATCTTAATGATTCCTGAAAGCATGGTATCCTTACCGGTTTTTGTGGTTTTAACCTTTATAATCCCGGAAGAGTTGATCGTCGCACCAACGACCGGATCACCAACTCCTTTGTACACAGGTATGGATTCTCCCGTAATCATCGCTTCATCAATACTGGCTTGACCTTCTATAATTTCACCGTCAATCGGGATTTTTTCACCTGGTTTAACGATGACTATATCGCCGGTTTTCACACTGGAGGCGGAAACTTCTCTTTCCTGGCCATCAACCAGAATTCTTGCCTTATTGGCTTGAAGTTCCAGCAGTCGCTTTAATGCTTGTCCGGCACGGCCTTTGGCTTTGGCTTCCAGGTATTTGCCAAAACGAACAAAAACAATCAGCAATGCTGAGGTATCAAAGAAAGTAGGTCCTTCAAAAAATATTTGGGGAAAGGTTGTCATGACACTATATGAGTAAGCAGCCGTAGTCCCCAAGGCTACAAGGACATCCATATTTGCAGACCGATTTTTCAAGGCATGATAGGCCCCCCGGTAAAACGTCCAGCCTGCAGTAAATTGGACAATGGATGCCAACACAAACATGGCATACAGACTCGTTTTACTCATGGGTAAATACATAAGCGGCATAATGGGTATTGAAAGGGCAGCACTAAAGATCAGCCAATAAAGTTGTTTTTTAGTTGATTGCTCATCCCGGC
Proteins encoded in this window:
- a CDS encoding heavy metal translocating P-type ATPase, with the protein product MTGQISVYGMSCEHCVNRVKKALEKLPGIENVKVSLADSRANFDYDPELVKEEDIRQAIEKVGYSIKPLPEESYAEVENSTLIRESLSHPEQNEDQKQKQFKLKGMTCANCALTIEKGVAKIPGVKRAAVNFASEKLTVEYDSGLVRTEDVLAKVKELGYGAYSEAEEEGKQQFKVSGMSCANCALTIEKKLKNTPGVTSANVNFATETVDVEFDPSVINLDVIFEQVRDAGYNPIENKEESRDEQSTKKQLYWLIFSAALSIPIMPLMYLPMSKTSLYAMFVLASIVQFTAGWTFYRGAYHALKNRSANMDVLVALGTTAAYSYSVMTTFPQIFFEGPTFFDTSALLIVFVRFGKYLEAKAKGRAGQALKRLLELQANKARILVDGQEREVSASSVKTGDIVIVKPGEKIPIDGEIIEGQASIDEAMITGESIPVYKGVGDPVVGATINSSGIIKVKTTKTGKDTMLSGIIKMVEDAQGVKPPIQRLADAISNYFVPTVVLIALLTFLIWYFLLNSSFVFALTAGIAVLVIACPCALGLATPTAVMVGSGLGLNRGILFKSAAVLEGISKIEAIGFDKTGTLTKGKPEVTNLVSFNGYSEKDVLKLAAAGENSSIHPLAQAVVERAKIEKVEIEEVQNYREESGHGIICSCEGKQLLIGNMKLLRKYKVNPGPSEEVFQRLAKEGKTTSFVALDGQVIGLIALADVLKESAGEAITRLHHLGIKTFMITGDNKKVASVVGSQVGIKEVIAEVLPQDKINIVKKYQEQGLKVAMVGDGINDAPALAQADIGIAIGSGTDVAKETGDVVLVRNDLLDVERAIRLGRKTLTKIKQNLFWALIYNTIGIPIAAGVLYPLTGELLPPEWAGLAMAFSSVSVVTSSLLLRRYDKKLAA